The nucleotide window ATTTGAACCACTGCGCAAATCAATACAGATTCACATTGGATGCCTTCTACGCATGCAAAAGGTTTGAGGGCTACGTTGGAAATGACCTAAGAGACGGGAACATCTGATATTCTCCCCTCTTGAAAAGGAGCATAGGCACCGTTGATTGATCTCTTAATATATTTTTTATTTGCTTAACAGGATTCGCCGGTTCTCCCAGTTTAGTCAAAGGTTGGTTTCTCTATACGCTACCGACCCTTCTTGAAGCGCCGAGCTGCGTGGAGCCAGGAGAATCTTGGAATGTCTTAGTTGATTATTGTGCTTTCATATGGAATTCAGAAGATCCAAGAAACGGAAGCAGCCATGAGGTTGGCCAACAAGACATGACTGCGTTGCCTATCTTGTGTTCTTTTTTGCCTTCAGGAACGGCACAAGAAGGCGCGCTGAAGTTTAGGTAGATGTTAATACTGTGCTAGACTAGATTAATTTACTTGTTCTATAATACTACtataatcttcttctttttgagTGGATAGCTGATACTAATTGAAATGCGTAGAAGTTTCTCATGTTACCTGGACCGATGATGGCCATGTGGCCGTGCACCTGGGTGCTGGTCATTTGCTCGGTCCAAAGAAACGGCCGAAGGGGCATTTTCTTATGTTGGATGAGTCAACAAGCACAGGCCACACCAACAGCCGACGTGCCATATATGCCGCCCCTTGCCCCTTCCCCTATTAATAGGAGAATTCCGTGCTGTCTCTCACAGTTTTGCAGATTTCAGCAGACGGCCATAGCTTTGACCATCCCCTTCTTCCTTCAACATTTGACGGCCGGCAAGCTCTTGTCCTCAGGTACAGCACCATGCTTGCCATAGCTCTCAACTCCGCTTTGATCTTGGTGTTGCTAGTTAATCGTTTCCCTATCTGCAAGTAAATCACCACAACACCGGTGACTCCTTTTATTAGTTCGTGCCATGAGTAATTCATCAATATCCATGACCTTTTGCGGCGCCCTTTCATTTTGGCACGGCTCTAGCTGAAATTAGGGTCGCCTGCAGTGCAGCCAAGGCAGGCGGCCATGGACGGCGACAGCCCGGTGATGACGGACAGCGAGCGGAGGGCGTACCGGTACGTGCAGGCGCCCAAGGTGCAGGGCCTGGGCGGCATCAAGAACTCATGGTCCAACGACTCCCTCTTCAGCCTCAGCTACGCCGGCGCGGGGGGCAGGGCCGTCGTCCACTCGTGCGTCTGCGCGCCCACCACGCACCCGGGCTCCTTCCGCTGCAAGCACCACCGCCAGAGCGCCGCCCACCTCGGCGTCGCCGGTCACGCGCAAGCGCAGCCCACGGCTGAGGCTAAGCGCAACGAGGTCCACGGAGAAATGTCGACCGCGGATGACGAGAAGGCGTCCTGAAGGGGACCGCGTGCGTGTGTTTCTTCATGGGACAAAACGTACCGTGCTGCTTGGTCACACGTGACCGGTGTAGTACGTGGCAAAGCTTATTCCTCTGTCATTTCAAAGACTTTTTTCGTGTGTAAGGATGTTTATTTGTTTTCTATATTTGTGAGAGAAGAGCGTTTCATTTTCCCAGTAGTTATGTAGGAGTAATATATTGTTGTATATCACCCGCAATTTTCTTTGGCCCAAAAACATCATTTGCTACAAATAGCCCTACTGCTGTGTTTGGATGTAGGAAAAACTGCTTGGAATTGAATTGGACTGGAAATTCCAAATCCAAGATGGAAAGGAAATGGGGTCTAATTCGACGTAGAATTGAGCTTAGCTCAGATGGATGCTCACATTTTTTTTAATCTATTTCAGGTTTTTCAGGTTCGGGGTTAGTTGGGAGAGGTGTTTTTATCGACTACGAGACGTCTATGATAACATCGTCAATGTTAAGATGTTGCGCCAGTTCAACATTTCAGAGGTGCTAATAAAGATAGGATATGCGAACGTGTGTTCATGGAGCTAAGTGTATATCCGTGTATATGAGTTAGGATGTGCATGCATATGTTCATAGAGCTAAATGTACACGTGTATATACGAGTATTTGCGGCTGTAATGTGTTCAAAAGAAAGATTCATTTTAGTACTAACAATCAAACTATGAAAACATGCAATTTCTAAAACCAACCCTCGCGGTGGTTCCGCAAGGCAATAAGCCACTCTCTTTCTGTGACAAAAAAACCCAAAGGGCATCTTAGTTCTAATAAATATAATAAAATATTGTCATtattccaaaataagtgtcttaaccTTAGAATAATTTTATGTTAAAATTAGTACAAATTTAAGACACTTTTATTTGAGACAGAGAAAGTAGTAATTGGTACAATCCAAAGAAAAATAGTAACTGAAAGATAATTGGATGCATAATgataaataaataataaaattacattgaagaTTATACtgcccttcttcttcttttgaCTGTAAGTTGTTCACTAAAGATTGAAAACTAAACCAACAATAATGAAAAGGATACCTGCAAACATCTTCGTTGTACCAGGCTTTACAAACCGCAATAGCCACTCGTTGCTTGAAACGAGATCTAAAAATTGCTGAAGAAACATCGGTCAAGCATCACCCCCATGTAGTACATGCTTGTAATACATAACCACCGGTCTAGAGAGTTGGAGAAACCAGACCATGTTGTTATTTATAACAACACAGATGAATATGTCAAAATCGTCGCGCCAAAAGCCAGACAATCACTCACCAACTGCCAAGAACTGAAGAGAGCCAACAGATCTAGCGACATAAACTCTGACATGCCCTTTATCGTCGCCGGATAGAACGTCGTCGAGGCATGGAGAGGCCGGAGAGATCTTATTCCAAGACGTCATTGCCATCGCCACCTCGTCGATGCCGCCAAAGAAACAAAAACAACACTTAAGGAGAAGAAAAGCGAAATGGACGGGTCCCCACTCCTCTTGTCACTACAAGGCAGTCGGACGAGGAGGGGGAGGTACCAAAGCGACGTCGTGGAGGAAACATTTGTCGATGATTAGGGATGTTTGTAGACCATATGCCACTTTAGCGTCCTCTTTGATGGTTTTTGGGTCAGGCATGTTCAGAAGTTTTGACAAATTAGTTTTCGTCTTCCATTTTCAAGGCACGTGGGCTCCACTGTCAACATACTTCTTCTCTTCTCTCCTTTTATTTTTTACTTCATGTCGATGTTTGTTAACCAGGTTGCTCAACTCATAGGCAAGAGATATATAAGCCCTTAATTGATTACGAGAGCCTTTATTTGCAGGATTTTAAGGAATACGAAAAGCATAGGATTGTAGTGTCATGGGCATATGAATTCTACAGGATTTTGATGTGTTTAATGGTTCTTTTGAGGAAAAAACAAATGATTATTTTCAAGAAGTTTAAGTGGGTGTTAAAATTCCTATGGAATGCAATACAAGGGAAACCTTAGAAATTCTTTTAGTAGGATTCAATCCCCACGAATAAAACTGCCAACGTAGAAAAAATCAGATGGATTTCAATTCTTCAAAATTCCTATGATAATCCTTTCAATCAAAGAGGCCTTAAACATGTGCATCGATAAAAAGAAATGCTAGCTTCGTAGTAAAGAATATAACTCATGCTATTGGGATCAAACACAAAACCAAACGATCTGGAGCATTTCTTGTGGTATAGTTTTGAAATTGAGATAAAAGCATAGTTGATTTCGTAATCAAGGTGAAGCTGGCAAAAGCACCCCAATATATGTCGAAACAAAATTTTGCCCCACTTTATATATAAAGTAAAACTGAACAGAGTACACGGTCAAACGATACAAGGAGATTGGGTAACCCTCACACAATGCCAATCCCAGGATAACTGGATCACGTAGGACGCACATGACTACGCTACCAAAAGAGAGTACAGGAAGAACTGAGTACAACACCACGCCAAGCCCTAAAACACCTCAGCTCCACAACAACGCCCCCAGGAGGGAGAACCGCGCCAAGCGTCATCGTCGTCGAGTCCACAGCAGATATAGGTTTTCACCCGGAACCCGAGCACGGAGAGGAGCACCACAATGACGTCATCAGAAAGATAACGGCGCCCACAAGCGTCGCCGTAGAAATGGAAAACAACAGTTATGTCTGTACCAATACATGCAGTTGTCGATAAATTGTTGGTACAGATTCCCGAATCACTGCAGCTCGCGCTCACATGAGTACTTTCGATCCGGA belongs to Triticum urartu cultivar G1812 chromosome 7, Tu2.1, whole genome shotgun sequence and includes:
- the LOC125523985 gene encoding uncharacterized protein LOC125523985 isoform X1, whose protein sequence is MLPGPMMAMWPCTWVLVICSVQRNGRRGIFLCWMSQQAQATPTADVPYMPPLAPSPINRRIPCCLSQFCRFQQTAIALTIPFFLQHLTAGKLLSSVQPRQAAMDGDSPVMTDSERRAYRYVQAPKVQGLGGIKNSWSNDSLFSLSYAGAGGRAVVHSCVCAPTTHPGSFRCKHHRQSAAHLGVAGHAQAQPTAEAKRNEVHGEMSTADDEKAS
- the LOC125523985 gene encoding uncharacterized protein LOC125523985 isoform X2; its protein translation is MDGDSPVMTDSERRAYRYVQAPKVQGLGGIKNSWSNDSLFSLSYAGAGGRAVVHSCVCAPTTHPGSFRCKHHRQSAAHLGVAGHAQAQPTAEAKRNEVHGEMSTADDEKAS